One genomic segment of Mycolicibacterium gilvum includes these proteins:
- a CDS encoding ABC transporter substrate-binding protein, whose protein sequence is MAGRWRALTAVLAVVGGLGLTSCGEATADSVDYAVDGVLTSYNTNTVVGAASAGPQAFARVLTGFSYHGPEGQIVGDHDFGTISVVGRTPLILDYEIKPEAVYSDGKPITCDDMVLAWASQSGRFPAFDAASRSGYADIAAIECAPGQKKARVSFAPERAFTDYGQLFTATSMMPSHVVGDVLGLGDGAVTTALLNNDIPAAERIAQVWNTTWNLGPDLDLKKFPSSGPYKLDSVTADGAVVLVANDKWWGAKPVTDRVTVWPRSPDIQDRVNEGAYDVVDIAAGSSGTLNVPDDYVRTDAPSAGIEQLIFAPEGALAAVPARRALAFCTPRDVIARNAEVPVVNARLTTATATEDAIGSAELTPQINEFAVANPDAARQALGNTPLTVRIGYQTPNARLAATVGTIAKACAPAGITVQDAANADTGPTALRDNQIDVLIASTGGAAGSGSSGSSAVDAYTLHSGNGNNLPRYANGRIDAIISTLAVTTDPKEFARLLGEAGPILWADMPTLPLYRQQRTLLTSTKMSAVIGNPTRWGAGWNMDRWKLSR, encoded by the coding sequence ATGGCAGGCCGTTGGCGTGCGCTGACCGCGGTGCTCGCGGTGGTGGGCGGACTCGGGCTCACCTCCTGCGGCGAGGCCACCGCCGACTCCGTCGACTACGCCGTGGACGGAGTGCTGACCAGCTACAACACCAACACGGTCGTGGGCGCCGCCTCGGCAGGGCCGCAGGCGTTCGCGCGGGTGCTCACCGGCTTCAGCTACCACGGGCCCGAGGGCCAGATCGTCGGTGACCACGACTTCGGCACGATCTCGGTGGTCGGGCGGACCCCGCTGATCCTCGACTATGAGATCAAGCCGGAAGCGGTCTACTCCGACGGCAAACCCATCACCTGCGATGACATGGTGCTCGCGTGGGCGTCGCAGTCCGGCCGGTTCCCGGCGTTCGACGCGGCCAGCCGTTCGGGCTACGCCGACATCGCCGCGATCGAATGCGCGCCGGGACAGAAGAAGGCCCGGGTGTCGTTCGCGCCGGAGCGGGCGTTCACCGACTACGGGCAGTTGTTCACGGCGACGTCGATGATGCCGTCCCATGTCGTCGGCGACGTGCTCGGGCTCGGAGACGGTGCCGTCACGACCGCGCTGCTGAACAACGACATCCCGGCCGCCGAGCGCATCGCGCAGGTGTGGAACACGACCTGGAACCTCGGTCCGGATCTGGACCTCAAGAAGTTCCCGTCGTCGGGCCCCTACAAGCTCGACTCCGTCACCGCCGACGGCGCCGTGGTGCTGGTCGCCAACGACAAGTGGTGGGGCGCCAAGCCGGTCACCGACCGTGTCACCGTCTGGCCCCGCAGCCCCGACATCCAGGACCGCGTCAACGAGGGCGCCTACGACGTCGTCGACATCGCCGCCGGCTCCTCGGGCACCCTGAACGTGCCCGACGACTACGTCCGCACGGACGCCCCGTCGGCGGGCATCGAGCAGCTGATCTTCGCGCCCGAGGGAGCGTTGGCGGCCGTGCCCGCCCGGCGCGCGCTGGCGTTCTGCACCCCGCGCGACGTGATCGCCCGCAACGCCGAGGTTCCCGTGGTCAACGCCCGCCTCACCACCGCCACCGCCACCGAGGACGCCATCGGGTCGGCCGAGCTGACGCCGCAGATCAACGAGTTCGCGGTGGCCAATCCCGACGCTGCGCGCCAGGCGCTCGGCAACACACCGCTGACCGTGCGCATCGGCTATCAGACGCCGAACGCCCGGCTGGCGGCGACGGTCGGCACCATCGCGAAGGCCTGCGCCCCGGCCGGTATCACCGTGCAGGACGCGGCGAATGCCGACACCGGGCCGACGGCGTTGCGGGACAATCAGATCGACGTGTTGATCGCGAGCACCGGGGGAGCGGCGGGCAGCGGGTCGTCGGGCTCGTCGGCGGTGGACGCCTACACGCTGCACAGCGGCAACGGCAACAACCTGCCCCGCTACGCCAACGGGCGCATCGACGCGATCATCTCCACGCTGGCGGTGACCACCGACCCCAAGGAGTTCGCCCGGCTCCTCGGCGAGGCCGGCCCGATCCTCTGGGCGGATATGCCGACGCTGCCGCTGTACCGTCAGCAGCGGACGCTGCTCACCTCGACCAAG